The following are encoded together in the Lathyrus oleraceus cultivar Zhongwan6 chromosome 3, CAAS_Psat_ZW6_1.0, whole genome shotgun sequence genome:
- the LOC127127445 gene encoding phosphoinositide phosphatase SAC8 isoform X2, with translation MDTESPSDSAERFKLYDELELQEFRDKFVIKSHQSSNHGFWISRVDGNINSLDGDTVSESPTKTSTIYGVVGTIRLVIGTYAIVITSRKEVGSFLGFPVYRLMSMRVLACNEALKFSTSQEKRDEEYFLTLLKVVESMPGLYYSYETDITLNLQRRSKLVKGWMSKPLWKQADPRYVWNKHLMEELIESKLDRFIMPLVQGSFQTAELKLKDSCAKLTLISRRCTRRLGTRMWRRGANFEGDTANFIETEQLLETEDFSFSFLQVRGSIPLLWEQIVDLSYKPHLRVISHEQTPNIVERHFHDLSQRYGEILAVDLTDKHGEEGQLSAAYAAEMQNQQNVRYVPFDFHLHCGNSNYDSMKILYDQISEDFEKQRYFMIDRKGDILDEQKGIIRANCIDSLDRTNVTQCYMAQKALNLQLQRIGMLTCSECISMFNEENGKFRILWAEQGDEISLEYAGTNALKGDLVRYGKKTLAGLIKDGISAVSRYYLNNFHDGIRQDALDLISGHYTVSRNIPSPFQRNSFEPLSYLPVASALIIGSLTATSFTLQQAGRNTQQYVSSVICAGITAGIMAIVKANGRQFCSRPRLCGLL, from the exons ATGGACACTGAATCCCCTTCAGATTCTGCTGAAAGATTCAAGCTTTACGATGAGCTTGAATTGCAAGAGTTTCGGGACAAGTTTGTTATCAAATCCCATCAATCTTCTAATCACGGCTTTTGGATTAGTCGTGTTGATGGAAACATCAATTCACTTGATG GTGACACAGTCTCAGAAAGTCCAACAAAGACATCTACGATTTACGGTGTCGTGGGAACAATAAGATTGGTTATAG GGACTTATGCTATTGTAATAACTTCTCGGAAGGAAGTTGGAAGTTTCCTTGGTTTTCCGGTGTATCGCTTGATGTCTATGAGAGTTCTTGCATGTAATGAGGCTCTGAAGTTTTCAACTTCTCAAGAA AAAAGGGATGAAGAATACTTCTTGACATTGTTGAAAGTAGTAGAGTCAATGCCGGGCTTATACTATTCTTATGAAACAGATATTACATTAAA CTTGCAGAGAAGAAGCAAGTTAGTTAAAGGGTGGATGAGTAAGCCACTATGGAAGCAG GCTGACCCACGATATGTATGGAACAAGCATCTTATGGAGGAGCTCATTGAGTCTAAG CTTGACAGATTCATCATGCCTCTAGTACAAGGG AGCTTCCAAACAGCTGAGCTGAAGCTAAAAGACTCGTGTGCTAAACTGACATTAATATCAAGGAGATGTACACGGCGTTTAG GAACTAGAATGTGGAGAAGAGGAGCTAACTTTGAAGGTGACACTGCCAATTTCATTGAAACTGAACAGTTACTTGAGACTGAAGATTTCAGTTTCTCATTTTTGCAG GTTCGAGGCTCTATTCCTCTTTTGTGGGAGCAGATTGTTGATCTAAGCTATAAACCACACCTTAGGGTTATCAGTCATGAGCAAACA CCAAATATTGTGGAGCGCCATTTCCATGATCTCTCGCAAAGATACGGAGAGATTTTAGCAGTTGATCTGACGGACAAA CATGGTGAAGAAGGTCAACTAAGTGCAGCATACGCCGCTGAAATGCAAAATCAGCAAAATGTGAG ATATGTGCCTTTTGATTTCCATCTCCACTGTGGGAACTCAAATTACGATAGTATGAAAATCCTTTACGATCAAATTTCAGAGGATTTTGAAAAACAAAG ATACTTCATGATAGATAGAAAAGGAGACATACTAGACGAGCAGAAAGGAATTATCAGAGCAAACTGCATTGATTCCCTTGATCGAACAAATGTTACTCAG TGTTATATGGCCCAGAAGGCATTAAATCTTCAATTGCAGAGAATTGGAATGCTTACTTGCTCCGAGTGTATTTCAATGTTCAACGAGGAAAATGGAAAATTCAGAATAT TATGGGCAGAGCAAGGTGACGAGATAAGCCTGGAGTATGCTGGGACTAATGCTCTCAAAGGGGACTTAGTTAG ATATGGAAAGAAAACACTAGCTGGATTAATAAAAGACGGGATTAGTGCTGTTTCGCGCTATTACTTGAATAATTTCCACGATGGAATTCGGCAG GATGCTTTGGATCTTATAAGCGGTCACTATACTGTCAGCAGAAACATTCCTTCTCCTTTTCAACGAAATAGCTTTGAACCTTTATCT TACCTACCTGTGGCATCAGCTTTGATAATTGGTAGTTTGACAGCAACTTCCTTCACTCTTCAACAAG CGGGTCGAAACACACAACAGTATGTGTCTTCTGTAATCTGTGCTGGAATAACTGCTGGAATCATGGCCATAGTCAAAGCTAATGGAAGACAGTTCTGCTCAAGGCCCCGTTTGTGTGGTCTCTTGTAA
- the LOC127127445 gene encoding phosphoinositide phosphatase SAC8 isoform X1, whose protein sequence is MDTESPSDSAERFKLYDELELQEFRDKFVIKSHQSSNHGFWISRVDGNINSLDGDTVSESPTKTSTIYGVVGTIRLVIGTYAIVITSRKEVGSFLGFPVYRLMSMRVLACNEALKFSTSQEKRDEEYFLTLLKVVESMPGLYYSYETDITLNLQRRSKLVKGWMSKPLWKQADPRYVWNKHLMEELIESKLDRFIMPLVQGSFQTAELKLKDSCAKLTLISRRCTRRLGTRMWRRGANFEGDTANFIETEQLLETEDFSFSFLQVRGSIPLLWEQIVDLSYKPHLRVISHEQTPNIVERHFHDLSQRYGEILAVDLTDKHGEEGQLSAAYAAEMQNQQNVRYVPFDFHLHCGNSNYDSMKILYDQISEDFEKQRYFMIDRKGDILDEQKGIIRANCIDSLDRTNVTQCYMAQKALNLQLQRIGMLTCSECISMFNEENGKFRILWAEQGDEISLEYAGTNALKGDLVRYGKKTLAGLIKDGISAVSRYYLNNFHDGIRQDALDLISGHYTVSRNIPSPFQRNSFEPLSKNVTLQYLPVASALIIGSLTATSFTLQQAGRNTQQYVSSVICAGITAGIMAIVKANGRQFCSRPRLCGLL, encoded by the exons ATGGACACTGAATCCCCTTCAGATTCTGCTGAAAGATTCAAGCTTTACGATGAGCTTGAATTGCAAGAGTTTCGGGACAAGTTTGTTATCAAATCCCATCAATCTTCTAATCACGGCTTTTGGATTAGTCGTGTTGATGGAAACATCAATTCACTTGATG GTGACACAGTCTCAGAAAGTCCAACAAAGACATCTACGATTTACGGTGTCGTGGGAACAATAAGATTGGTTATAG GGACTTATGCTATTGTAATAACTTCTCGGAAGGAAGTTGGAAGTTTCCTTGGTTTTCCGGTGTATCGCTTGATGTCTATGAGAGTTCTTGCATGTAATGAGGCTCTGAAGTTTTCAACTTCTCAAGAA AAAAGGGATGAAGAATACTTCTTGACATTGTTGAAAGTAGTAGAGTCAATGCCGGGCTTATACTATTCTTATGAAACAGATATTACATTAAA CTTGCAGAGAAGAAGCAAGTTAGTTAAAGGGTGGATGAGTAAGCCACTATGGAAGCAG GCTGACCCACGATATGTATGGAACAAGCATCTTATGGAGGAGCTCATTGAGTCTAAG CTTGACAGATTCATCATGCCTCTAGTACAAGGG AGCTTCCAAACAGCTGAGCTGAAGCTAAAAGACTCGTGTGCTAAACTGACATTAATATCAAGGAGATGTACACGGCGTTTAG GAACTAGAATGTGGAGAAGAGGAGCTAACTTTGAAGGTGACACTGCCAATTTCATTGAAACTGAACAGTTACTTGAGACTGAAGATTTCAGTTTCTCATTTTTGCAG GTTCGAGGCTCTATTCCTCTTTTGTGGGAGCAGATTGTTGATCTAAGCTATAAACCACACCTTAGGGTTATCAGTCATGAGCAAACA CCAAATATTGTGGAGCGCCATTTCCATGATCTCTCGCAAAGATACGGAGAGATTTTAGCAGTTGATCTGACGGACAAA CATGGTGAAGAAGGTCAACTAAGTGCAGCATACGCCGCTGAAATGCAAAATCAGCAAAATGTGAG ATATGTGCCTTTTGATTTCCATCTCCACTGTGGGAACTCAAATTACGATAGTATGAAAATCCTTTACGATCAAATTTCAGAGGATTTTGAAAAACAAAG ATACTTCATGATAGATAGAAAAGGAGACATACTAGACGAGCAGAAAGGAATTATCAGAGCAAACTGCATTGATTCCCTTGATCGAACAAATGTTACTCAG TGTTATATGGCCCAGAAGGCATTAAATCTTCAATTGCAGAGAATTGGAATGCTTACTTGCTCCGAGTGTATTTCAATGTTCAACGAGGAAAATGGAAAATTCAGAATAT TATGGGCAGAGCAAGGTGACGAGATAAGCCTGGAGTATGCTGGGACTAATGCTCTCAAAGGGGACTTAGTTAG ATATGGAAAGAAAACACTAGCTGGATTAATAAAAGACGGGATTAGTGCTGTTTCGCGCTATTACTTGAATAATTTCCACGATGGAATTCGGCAG GATGCTTTGGATCTTATAAGCGGTCACTATACTGTCAGCAGAAACATTCCTTCTCCTTTTCAACGAAATAGCTTTGAACCTTTATCT AAAAATGTAACTCTACAGTACCTACCTGTGGCATCAGCTTTGATAATTGGTAGTTTGACAGCAACTTCCTTCACTCTTCAACAAG CGGGTCGAAACACACAACAGTATGTGTCTTCTGTAATCTGTGCTGGAATAACTGCTGGAATCATGGCCATAGTCAAAGCTAATGGAAGACAGTTCTGCTCAAGGCCCCGTTTGTGTGGTCTCTTGTAA